The Haloferax sp. Atlit-12N genome window below encodes:
- a CDS encoding AAA family ATPase, translated as MTLSMLYRSDESYSKFREIFKDVFGVSPVIDYSDQGSIRIQVGQCDESPPSHPRELGEFIEENGFSPIDEAGDGYLSFAGVVGSLLVSKSRLLLLDEPAAFLHPSQARRLGEWIAEVGCETTEQIVMSTHNANFLNGVLESPTNVSIHRLNRTGDHTQFNQIGLDAAERIATDPLLRSQRVLESAFHTGIVVCEGGSDRAVYEAVARIKHDESDIQFVDGLGLSSLDKIARAATDAQIPVAAIVDLDILNPHRDLTDLIRGMLGGAEYNEVQPIITDYAQIQDEISTLKDGVENMPEKHKEIIKNVIEDASEHGVYLVPCGELEDWMDLDVSPDKKGRWLNEALNTISEGNCPEDLSEFVLDVLNDVDAQYKTRD; from the coding sequence ATGACACTCTCCATGCTGTATCGCTCAGATGAATCGTATTCGAAATTTAGAGAGATATTTAAGGACGTCTTCGGAGTTTCACCAGTAATCGACTACAGTGACCAAGGCAGTATCCGGATCCAAGTTGGACAGTGTGACGAAAGTCCCCCCTCACATCCACGTGAACTTGGCGAATTCATCGAAGAAAATGGGTTTTCTCCGATTGATGAGGCTGGGGATGGTTACTTGAGTTTTGCTGGTGTAGTCGGAAGTCTGTTGGTCTCGAAATCACGGTTACTACTTCTTGACGAACCAGCTGCATTTCTTCATCCCTCACAGGCTCGGCGCTTAGGTGAGTGGATCGCCGAGGTCGGGTGTGAAACGACAGAACAAATTGTAATGTCCACTCATAACGCAAATTTCCTTAACGGGGTTCTGGAATCACCAACTAACGTCTCAATTCATCGATTGAACCGAACCGGAGATCATACTCAGTTCAATCAAATTGGCCTGGACGCTGCTGAGCGAATCGCTACTGACCCGCTTCTAAGAAGCCAGAGAGTACTTGAATCCGCGTTCCATACCGGAATAGTTGTCTGTGAAGGGGGTTCTGATAGAGCAGTATACGAAGCCGTTGCACGAATAAAGCACGATGAGTCAGATATCCAGTTCGTTGACGGACTAGGTCTATCTTCTCTTGATAAGATTGCTCGAGCAGCAACGGATGCCCAGATACCGGTGGCGGCTATAGTTGATTTAGACATTCTCAACCCTCACCGAGACTTGACGGATTTAATTCGAGGTATGCTGGGCGGTGCGGAGTATAACGAGGTACAGCCAATAATCACAGATTACGCACAGATACAGGACGAGATATCCACATTGAAAGATGGTGTGGAAAATATGCCTGAGAAACACAAAGAGATAATCAAGAACGTGATCGAAGATGCGAGCGAGCACGGTGTATACCTCGTACCGTGTGGGGAGTTAGAGGATTGGATGGACCTTGATGTGAGCCCAGATAAAAAAGGGAGGTGGCTAAACGAAGCCCTCAACACGATTTCTGAGGGTAACTGCCCAGAAGATCTTAGCGAGTTTGTATTAGATGTACTAAACGACGTTGACGCTCAATACAAGACGAGAGATTAA
- a CDS encoding DUF6339 family protein, with protein METLYRLTTGGEGNLVTDEFIQDDITYDSSEVQPFVEKTDYEADLDSLGQVLDYVMNEGRHRFESDRSDLDAAVAPAVRKFIDVPRRAAGDPGIWHYLAVVWRPDYVRFRWPMKGTTSITSLREKFTKSTEDLYAPAFARLWFMADFTRTEDDGYGPTEKILTRQYIANRLFDRKDLRREAAVQAFAKVAYERDDADFIDDNDLVEKVAKALSHELSSISAEAIGAKGVGKLIEQKIEQFKISS; from the coding sequence ATGGAGACACTCTACAGACTCACCACTGGTGGCGAAGGGAACCTAGTAACAGACGAGTTCATCCAAGACGATATCACGTACGACAGTAGCGAGGTCCAACCCTTCGTAGAGAAAACTGACTACGAAGCAGATCTCGACTCGTTAGGTCAAGTGCTTGACTACGTCATGAACGAAGGCCGCCACCGATTCGAGTCGGATCGCTCGGACTTGGACGCTGCCGTCGCACCTGCCGTGAGAAAATTTATCGACGTTCCTCGCAGAGCAGCTGGCGACCCGGGAATTTGGCACTACTTGGCGGTCGTCTGGCGTCCTGACTACGTCCGATTCCGATGGCCGATGAAGGGAACTACTTCGATCACATCACTTCGAGAGAAGTTCACGAAATCGACCGAAGACCTCTACGCACCGGCCTTCGCACGACTCTGGTTCATGGCTGACTTCACCCGAACCGAGGACGATGGATACGGGCCAACCGAGAAAATACTGACCCGCCAATACATAGCTAATCGATTGTTCGACCGTAAGGACCTCCGCCGTGAGGCCGCGGTCCAAGCCTTCGCCAAGGTCGCCTACGAACGTGATGATGCCGATTTCATCGACGACAATGATCTCGTTGAGAAGGTGGCGAAAGCACTGAGTCACGAACTCTCGTCCATCTCTGCAGAAGCAATCGGAGCCAAGGGAGTGGGGAAGTTGATAGAACAAAAGATAGAGCAGTTTAAAATTAGTTCGTAG
- a CDS encoding DNA cytosine methyltransferase has protein sequence MSSNLAAVDLFCGVGGLTHGLEQAGIPVAAGVEINPDCRYPYEANNDAEFVKADVSDIDSSDVESLFPDDSTKILAGCAPCQPFSNLNNGRDTSQTSEYSLLQSFGELVEDIQPAIVTMENVAEVRNEPVYSDFVNTLFREGYQLWFDKVSCPDYGIPQRRNRIVLLASKLGDVPLIDPTHDPADYPTVREVIGNLPPIEAGEYSNEDHLHKSRTLEEQNLERIGQSLPGGTWRDWDPDIRLDCHRKESGRSFDSVYGRMEWDAPAPTMTTQYYNYGSGRFGHPEQDRAISLREGAMLQTFPEDYAFVEEGGDVEFKTIGKMVGNAVPVRLGEVIGRSIVDHMEEHDVAA, from the coding sequence ATGAGTTCTAATCTCGCAGCAGTCGATCTCTTCTGTGGTGTCGGGGGACTGACTCACGGGCTGGAGCAAGCTGGCATCCCCGTCGCCGCCGGCGTCGAGATAAACCCCGACTGTAGGTACCCCTACGAAGCGAACAACGACGCCGAGTTCGTCAAGGCCGACGTCTCGGATATCGACTCGTCCGACGTCGAGTCACTCTTTCCCGACGATTCTACCAAGATACTCGCTGGCTGTGCACCCTGTCAGCCATTCTCTAATCTCAACAATGGACGGGACACGTCGCAGACCTCCGAGTACAGTCTCCTCCAGAGCTTCGGGGAGTTGGTGGAGGATATACAGCCTGCTATCGTCACGATGGAGAACGTCGCCGAGGTCCGAAACGAACCGGTCTACTCGGACTTCGTGAACACGCTGTTCAGAGAGGGGTACCAACTCTGGTTCGACAAAGTGAGTTGCCCTGACTATGGCATCCCACAACGCCGTAACCGGATCGTCTTACTAGCCTCGAAGCTCGGAGACGTCCCTTTGATCGACCCGACCCACGACCCCGCCGACTATCCCACTGTTCGCGAGGTGATCGGTAACCTACCACCGATCGAAGCTGGAGAGTATTCGAACGAAGACCACTTACACAAATCCCGTACACTGGAAGAGCAGAACCTAGAGCGGATCGGACAGTCACTACCCGGTGGGACGTGGAGAGACTGGGACCCCGATATCAGGCTCGATTGCCATCGAAAAGAGAGTGGCCGCTCTTTCGACTCTGTATACGGGCGGATGGAGTGGGACGCGCCTGCTCCGACGATGACGACACAGTACTACAACTACGGTAGCGGTCGATTCGGGCATCCTGAGCAGGATCGTGCCATCTCGCTCAGAGAAGGAGCGATGCTCCAGACGTTCCCCGAGGATTACGCCTTCGTCGAAGAAGGAGGCGACGTAGAGTTCAAGACGATCGGGAAGATGGTCGGGAACGCGGTACCAGTCCGCCTCGGCGAGGTAATCGGTCGGAGTATCGTTGACCACATGGAGGAACACGATGTCGCAGCTTGA
- a CDS encoding helix-turn-helix domain-containing protein: MPTLTDRGDAPPIEDAPPQPFDDFDGLLAATTLLQNPRLAREYVYLCYYGPATIQGLIEELDLARATAYDDVERLERLGVLDRDESTRPHQLTAEPFAFVDGREVAITPTLLHAVALTEFDDDAEYFHNRYGVGRLVRAVRAAAEYYAGNLTQRMAAEEMDAKPVEGMAIIYAVRPVLEAGREYDPYFEQLISPDPDELEFDGE, encoded by the coding sequence ATGCCCACCCTCACTGACCGTGGCGACGCACCGCCAATCGAAGACGCACCTCCACAACCGTTCGACGATTTCGATGGGTTGCTGGCAGCCACGACGTTGCTGCAGAACCCACGCCTCGCCCGCGAGTACGTCTACCTCTGCTACTACGGGCCAGCAACGATTCAAGGCCTCATCGAGGAACTGGACCTCGCTCGTGCAACGGCCTACGACGACGTCGAACGACTCGAACGACTCGGCGTCCTCGACCGCGACGAGAGCACGCGCCCCCACCAACTCACCGCGGAACCGTTCGCGTTCGTCGACGGCCGCGAAGTCGCAATTACCCCGACGCTACTCCACGCAGTCGCACTCACGGAATTCGACGACGATGCCGAATACTTCCACAATCGGTACGGCGTTGGACGACTCGTGAGAGCGGTTCGTGCGGCAGCAGAGTACTACGCTGGGAACCTCACCCAACGGATGGCGGCCGAAGAGATGGACGCCAAGCCAGTCGAAGGGATGGCCATCATCTATGCAGTTCGGCCCGTCTTGGAGGCTGGCCGAGAGTACGACCCGTACTTCGAACAACTCATCTCGCCTGACCCTGACGAACTGGAGTTCGATGGGGAGTAG
- a CDS encoding DUF262 domain-containing protein — translation MSGSQIDAEEEFVHKLYGEDYLYQIPKFQRPFSWTEENFVDLVDDLTDAYESNSLAHGDLLNSDQKLDKSRTKAYEPYFLGSIILNRGGSTGDRFDVIDGQQRLTSVAILLCVLRDRLDHEGWSTSLDRFVQEEEDFAKGQEGSVRLRIRDRDQAFFEENVLERKATLDPADPANGDTEPQQNILQAVSTFDERLEQWASRGNDLTSLAAFIPQRVVMVRIMTDSLSSAFRLFNVTNARGMPLNNADLLKSENLSQIPETHRDEYQRKWEDMEEEVGNEGLERFIGYMRHILVKNKSQKSIYDEFSEVFTKKPDYRGRDFVDELEQVFDVHRKRVYDAKLDADDEHKNVYYANLVSVMRDFYPSDEWVVALIEFDKTFDDEGLLYDFVCRLERRLTVDWLTGSSSSDRYSRVYSILKAIESADGPREVLRSDYLTGDLRAEKEDFEESLDLRNFYRKGNYQWPKYILMRLNLERYDNRNVKVQYGNNINVEHILPQKPSSGYWTQRFSDELEREKWTNRLGNLVLLDGRKNYKASNRPFPRKYREYFEKKSDFAITNELSEFDSWTPSLLKERHENLIDECLELWIDSAAETETNVV, via the coding sequence GTGAGCGGAAGTCAGATCGATGCCGAAGAAGAATTCGTCCACAAACTGTACGGTGAGGACTATCTCTACCAGATTCCCAAGTTCCAACGTCCATTCTCGTGGACGGAGGAGAACTTCGTAGACCTCGTTGACGACTTGACCGACGCCTACGAATCGAACAGTCTGGCACACGGCGATTTATTGAATAGCGACCAGAAACTCGACAAGTCCCGAACGAAGGCCTACGAACCGTATTTCCTAGGGAGTATCATCTTGAACCGGGGCGGATCGACTGGAGACCGCTTTGACGTCATCGACGGCCAGCAGCGACTCACTTCGGTGGCAATCTTACTCTGTGTCCTCAGGGACCGTCTTGATCACGAAGGGTGGTCGACTTCTCTCGACCGTTTCGTCCAAGAAGAAGAGGACTTCGCGAAGGGGCAGGAAGGTTCCGTTAGACTCCGTATCCGAGACCGAGACCAAGCTTTCTTCGAGGAGAACGTCCTGGAACGCAAAGCGACACTTGACCCTGCCGATCCAGCCAACGGCGACACCGAACCGCAGCAGAACATTCTACAGGCAGTCTCTACCTTCGACGAACGGCTCGAACAGTGGGCCAGTCGTGGGAACGACCTCACCTCGTTAGCGGCGTTCATCCCGCAGCGAGTCGTGATGGTCCGAATAATGACGGATTCACTGAGCTCTGCGTTCCGTCTGTTCAACGTCACGAACGCACGTGGGATGCCCCTCAACAACGCAGACCTCCTGAAGAGCGAAAACCTCAGTCAGATCCCCGAGACCCACCGCGACGAGTACCAGCGAAAGTGGGAAGATATGGAAGAGGAGGTCGGGAACGAGGGGCTCGAACGGTTCATCGGGTACATGCGGCACATCCTCGTCAAGAACAAGTCTCAGAAGTCTATCTACGACGAATTTAGCGAAGTCTTCACGAAAAAGCCAGACTACCGCGGCCGTGACTTCGTCGACGAGCTCGAACAAGTCTTCGACGTCCATCGGAAGCGAGTGTACGACGCCAAACTAGACGCCGACGACGAACACAAGAACGTCTACTACGCCAACCTGGTCTCGGTCATGCGCGACTTCTACCCGTCGGACGAGTGGGTCGTGGCGTTGATAGAGTTCGACAAGACGTTCGACGACGAGGGCCTACTCTACGACTTCGTCTGTCGCCTCGAACGTCGGCTCACGGTCGACTGGTTGACCGGCTCGTCGAGCAGTGACCGATACTCACGCGTGTACAGTATCCTCAAAGCCATAGAATCGGCCGACGGTCCGCGGGAGGTCTTGAGGTCGGACTATCTCACAGGGGACTTGCGAGCCGAGAAAGAGGACTTCGAGGAATCGTTGGACCTACGCAACTTCTATCGGAAGGGGAACTACCAGTGGCCGAAGTACATCTTGATGCGTCTCAACTTGGAGCGGTACGACAACCGGAACGTCAAGGTCCAGTACGGGAACAACATCAACGTAGAGCACATCCTCCCACAGAAGCCGAGTAGTGGTTATTGGACCCAGCGTTTCAGTGACGAGTTGGAACGCGAGAAGTGGACGAACCGTCTCGGAAATCTAGTCCTCTTGGACGGGCGCAAGAACTACAAGGCGAGCAACCGGCCGTTCCCGAGAAAGTACAGAGAGTACTTCGAGAAGAAGAGCGACTTCGCGATAACGAACGAGTTGTCCGAGTTCGACAGTTGGACGCCGAGTCTACTCAAAGAGAGACACGAGAATCTGATCGACGAGTGTCTCGAACTGTGGATCGATTCGGCTGCCGAGACCGAGACGAACGTGGTATAA